Genomic segment of Oceanotoga teriensis:
GTCATATTTAAATCATGTATATTAAATCCACAAATCAATTTACTTTCATCAAATGCAGTACAATATTTTTTTCCTTCTTCAAAAAGAGATTCATGTCTTTCTAAATATTTTTCTTTTTCACTTATAGGTATTGAAAAAGAAAAAGCAGCTATATCTACAAATTTTTTCAAATCTTTTTTATTGTCTAAAATTTTAAAGTTTAAAATATTAATCACCTCCATAATAATTATATTAAGAAAAACGAAAAAAAACAAATCTCATTAAAGATAAATCTGAATATTTAAAACTGATTACCATTAAATAAGTTTTGAAAAAACATTCCTTAATAATATAATGAAATTGAAATAATATTTCAAAAAAATAATTAAAAACTGAAATAAAATTACAATATAGAAATGAGTGCTGAAATGGAGGATTATAAATTGCATAGTTCAAAAAAATTAAAACGTGGATTAATTGTATCATGTCAAGCCGAAAAGAATGAACCTTTATATGGTTCAGAGAATATGGCATTACTTGCATATGCGGCAGAAATATCCGGGGCGATTGGTATAAGAGCACTTACAGCAAAAGATGTTTATGAAATAAGAAAAAAAGTAAGTTTGCCTATTATAGGAATAACAAAAGATAGAAAATCTAATGGAGCTTTTATAACTATAAGAAAAAAAGATATAGATGAACTTGTAAATGCTGGAGCTGATTTTGTAGCAATAGATTGTACAGACAGAGAAAGACCAGAACCTTTGAAAGAATTATTTGAACATATAAGAAATACATATGAAGGATTGGGAATAGTTGCTGATATTTCAAATTTAAAAGAAGCTAAAGAAGTTGTCAAATTAAATCCCGATTATATATCTACAACACTTTCAGGATATACATCTTATACTAAAAACCGTGATAAACCAGATCTTAATTTGATATCAGAGATAGTAAAAATAACAAATATTCCAGTTATCGCTGAAGGAAATTATGTATATCCAAAACAAGCAAGGCAAGCAATATTAAATGGTGCTTATTCAGTTGTCGTTGGTGGGGCAATCACAAGACCACAACAAATAACTGATAGATTTAATAGAGCTATAAGAAATGTTTTAAATGATTTTAACTCTATAGGAATAGATCTCGGTGGTACACATATAAGAATAATAAAATTAAATTCAAAAAAAGAAATACTTGATAAAGAGATTGTAAAAACCCCAGAAACAAAAGAATTAATTTTAAAGAAATTATTTGAACTTACAGATAAATATATAGATAAAAATACTAAATTTTTGGGAATAGCCACAGCTGGACGGGTAAATGTAAAAAATGGTGAAATAATATTTGCAAGTAAAAATCTTCCTGACTGGATTGGGATGAAATTAAAAGAGGTATTTGAGAAAAAATACAGTTTAGATGTAAATGTAAGTAATGATGCTAATTTTGCAGCTTATTCTCAATACCTTCAAACAAAAAAAGATTTATTGTATATAACAGTTGGAACTGGTATTGGAAGTGGAATAATAATAGATGGGAAGATTTGTAATGGCGTGAATGGTAATTCAGGAGAAATAGGTCATATTATTTATCCTATGAATAATAACCCATGTACATGTGGAAAAAATGGTTGTATAGAAACTTTATTATCTGGAAAAAATCTATGGAAAAATTTGGAAGAAAATACAGAGCAAAAAGATAAAATTTTTGATGATTATTCAGAAAAAATGGCTTGGCTTATAGATGTTGTTAAAAACACTATAGATTTTGAAGAAGTTTATATAGGGGGAGTTCTTCCGAGATATGGTGAGTTTTTAATAAATCTAATAAATGAAAAATATAGAAATTTGAGTGAAATAAATAAAGAAAATATTTTTTATTCTAATGTTGGAGAACTTGCAGGTGCTTATGGAGCGGCAGTTTATTCATTTGAAAAATGGGAGGAAGAATTATGACTTCAAAAATAGTATCAATAATTGAATCAAGAAAAGAAACCCTTACATCTTCAGAAAAGAAAGTTGCAGAATATGTTTTGAAAAATGGAATTGAAGTTATAAATATGACTGTCAGTGAATTTTCAAATGTTAGTAAAGTTAGTGAAGCCACAATAATAAGGTTTGTTAAAAAAATAGGATTTGATTCATTTCAAGATTTTAAACTCTCAATAGCCTCTGATAATGAAAGTTTAAAAAATTATGAAGATATAGATACTACAGTTAATAAAGATGAATTACCTGAGGATATAGTTAAAAAAGTAGAACTTGGAATAATTAGAGCTATAGAAAGTACAACATCAATAACAGATATATCCAAGTATATAAATGCAGTAAATTTTATAAGATCTGCAAAAAGAATAGAAATATATGGAGT
This window contains:
- a CDS encoding putative N-acetylmannosamine-6-phosphate 2-epimerase, producing the protein MHSSKKLKRGLIVSCQAEKNEPLYGSENMALLAYAAEISGAIGIRALTAKDVYEIRKKVSLPIIGITKDRKSNGAFITIRKKDIDELVNAGADFVAIDCTDRERPEPLKELFEHIRNTYEGLGIVADISNLKEAKEVVKLNPDYISTTLSGYTSYTKNRDKPDLNLISEIVKITNIPVIAEGNYVYPKQARQAILNGAYSVVVGGAITRPQQITDRFNRAIRNVLNDFNSIGIDLGGTHIRIIKLNSKKEILDKEIVKTPETKELILKKLFELTDKYIDKNTKFLGIATAGRVNVKNGEIIFASKNLPDWIGMKLKEVFEKKYSLDVNVSNDANFAAYSQYLQTKKDLLYITVGTGIGSGIIIDGKICNGVNGNSGEIGHIIYPMNNNPCTCGKNGCIETLLSGKNLWKNLEENTEQKDKIFDDYSEKMAWLIDVVKNTIDFEEVYIGGVLPRYGEFLINLINEKYRNLSEINKENIFYSNVGELAGAYGAAVYSFEKWEEEL